The following nucleotide sequence is from Deltaproteobacteria bacterium HGW-Deltaproteobacteria-2.
GGACTTAAGCTGGATTTGTATCGCAACTATCCGAAAACGAGTTACGACGTTTTGGAAAAAATAGATTTCCCCTGGCCCGTTGCTGATATTGTTCTGCAACATTGCGAATGTTACGATGGATCCGGATTCCCTAAAGGAATAAAGAAGGATGATATCCTTATCGAAGCCAGGATTCTGGCCGTAGCGCATGCCCTTGAAGACTTGACTTCTCATAAGTCATTCCGGAATGCCCTTCCTTTGAATCATGCTCTTGATGAAATAAAGCGCTATCGTGAATCCAAGTATGATCCAAATGTTGTGGATATATGTTTAAGGCTTTTCAGGGATGTAAGTATATAGGCTGGGAAACTGATTCATACAGCACAGATTTTAAATCACAGTGCTGTCTTTGCGGCTGGCGGAAAATCTTTTTCGGAGGCTTTCTTAATCTTAAGAAGGAAAAGACATCAATAATTATAATATTTTAACCAGTGATAAATAACCCTTGCTTTCTGTTATAGTTTGATATAAAAGCCACACCTACTAATTTTTTAAGACTCCTTGCCTGTTAAATCAGGCTTTAGAGCCGAAAGGAGAAAATTTTGCAGAGATACGAAGTTATAGCTATAGTTTTAGCTAATTTAAGTGACGAAGACATTACCGCATTAATCGAACGCAGCCAAAAAATCATTACCGACCGCAAAGGTGTCGTCGCCAAGATCGACAAATGGGGAAAAAGACATCTTGCCTATGAAATCAAAAAACAAAAAGACGGTTATTATTTTCTTATCGACTTTGCCGGCAACGGAGCCATTGTTGCGGAAATTGAAAGAAATTATAAAATTGATGACCGTATCCTGAAGTTCATGACGGTAAAAAAAGAGGGTGCAACCACCCCCGAAGGCATTGAACAGGAAATTGCCGCGGCGGAGGCAAAACGTACCCAGGCGAAGGCAGAAGGAGAAGCGGGAGCGGAAGGAAAAATTGTCCATCAGATAGAAAAAGCCTCCGGCGAAACGAAGCCTTTACCTAAAAAACTTTATAATAAAGAAGAAATTTCAACGAGGGGGGAATAAGCAATGGCCATACCAAACGGAGATAAACCAAATCGATATCCCCAGAAAAAGTTTTTTCATAAAAAGAAATTTTGCCGTTTTTGCACAGATTCTAATGTGAAAATTGATTATAAAAATCCTATGGTCCTGAATAATTTCATAACAGAGCGAGGCAAGATTATGCCGCGCAGAATTACCGGTAATTGTGCCAGCCATCAGAGAGAATTGGCGTTAGCAATAAAACGCTCCCGAATGATTGCAATTATGCCTTTTGTTACCGGTGAAGGAAGATAGATTTTTTAATGAGACTCGCTGAAAAAGAGTCCCGACTTGTCGGGATGAAGTTTGTCCCTATCACCTAAAGGTGAAGGGATAATTCGCTCTAAGATTTTTCATATACTGCGTTTTGAAAAATCAGGGCTCATTAAAGCGTTAGTCGAATTATCCCGCAAAGCGGAGGGCAGAATGCCCGTGATATACTGATTTGTTCTTCTCTTTTTATGAAGAATAAAACCGGCTGCTTTTATTTTTCGGGGAAATTTTATATAAATTTAAGTTAAATCAAATCACTCCTGCGTAGATTATCGATAAGGTAACGCCCATATTATATGGCGTTACCTTTTTTCAAAGTAAATTCTTGATTTGATTACCGGCAATTGCGTTCTGGTTGGCAGTAATTCACAAGAGAAATGTAGTTATATAAAATTTTGTTGTTAGCAGGTTATCATCCTTGGAAAGATTCAGAACAACCTTTTTCAATATTCCTTTTTTAAAACTTTTATTTTTTGTTTCTGCTTTTATTTTTGCAATAGCTTTTATTCCTGTTATCGGTTCTGTTGCTCTTATTCTGTTACCAGTGATTTTATTTTTTAATGGTATAGTTAATGGCAAAGTTAAGACCAACGCCGCTTTCTTAATTTCTTTTTTGATTCTTTTTTTTCTATCAGCTTTATTGCAGCAAAATTTACCTACTGTTGCCATTTTTACCATGGGGATGGCCGGCTTATTAATTGCCCAGATTGCAGCACGAAATGGATCAATTGAAAAAACAGTTATTTATCCGTCTATTTTTATTATTGCCGCAATTTGTATCTATTTCATTTACGGTGGTTCGGTTCTTTCTATAAATCCGTGGCAGCTTGTGGAAAGACATATAGCCGCAGCGGTTGAAGAAAATATAAAACTCTACAGCCAGTTGTCTTTCAGAGCAGAAGATATTAATTTCTTTAAAGATAACAAGCGGGACATTACCAATGTTTTGACCCGGATGTTTCCGGCACTGGTTGTCATAACCGCGACATTAATTGTTTGGGCAAATATTCTTCTGGGAAAACGAATTCTCGGTAAAGCCGGTATCGTTTTACCAAATCTTACCGCATTAAATCGATGGAAGGTTCCTGAATTCATTATCTGGATTTTTATCGTTTCCGGCGGTCTTTTCTTTGTGCAGAATAAAGACATAACCTTTTTCAGCTCCAACATATTTCTGGTAACGTGTTTTGTATATTTACTGCAAGGCCTTGCGATCGTTAGCTTCTTTTTTCAAAAGAAAAACGTACCTTTCTTTTTCCGCTATCTTTTTTATTTTTTAATTGCAGTTCAGCAAATTCTTATGATACCTATAGTAGCCATCGGATTATTCGATATCTGGGTTGATTTTAGGAAATTTTTTCAAAAAGATCAGGCAACCACTTGATTTCATCAGTATTCTTACAAAACGGAGGGTTTTTATGAAAGTAATTTTGAAGCAAAGCGTGCCTTCTTTAGGTAAGGCGGGGGCTTTAATTAAAGTTAATGATGGTTATGCCCGCAATTTTTTGATTCCTAAAGGATTGGCTACCGAGGCCAATGAAAAAAACATCAAACTCTTTGAGCATGATAAAACAAATATCCTGAAGAAAGCGGCTAAGGAGCACAAGTCCGCTCAGGATCTGGCGGATGCTTTGTCTAATGTAACTATAACAATAGCCCGTAAACTCGGTGATCAGGATAAAATCTTTGGTTCAGTAACAACCAAGGACATAGAATCAGCGCTTAAAGAAAAGGGTTACGACATTAATCGAAAAATGATTGTCCATGAACATGGTGAACATATAAAGTCGCTGGGTGAATTTAAAGTAAAAATAAAGTTGACAGCCGATGTAGAAACCGAAATCAAATTAATCGTTACCGGCGAGTAATAATGAGAGATATCGATTCATCTTTATATAAGCTTCCACCGCAAAATATCGAGGCCGAACAGTCTATCCTCGGTAGTATTTTGCTGGAAAACAGTGCTATCAACAGCGTGCTGGAAATTATATCATCCCCGGGTGATTTTTATAACGAAGCTCACCGGAAGATTTTTGGCGTTATCATTGAGATTTCCGAAAGAAACGAGCCGGTTGATATTATTACTTTAAGCAACGCCCTGAAAGATAAAAACCTTTTGGATTCAGTGGGTGGTACAACATATCTTGCTTCTCTGGTCGATAACGTTCCGTCTGCGGCTAACGTTGCGAATTACTCCAAAATTGTTAAGGAAAAGGCGATTCTCCGCGGATTAATCGGTTCGGCAACGGAGATTATCAATAGTTGCTATGAAACCGGTTCCGATGTTGATCAGGTTCTGGATAAAGCAGAACACAGTATTTTCGAAATTTCCGAGAATAAAGTGCGTCCCGCTTTTTTCCCGATTCGAGATATTGTCAAGGACAGCTTCCGGTCGATTGAAGATCTTTATTCCCGTAAAGAACTGATTACCGGCGTTCCTACCGGTTTTGAAAAAATTGATGATTTAACTTCCGGCTTGCAGAAATCGGAACTGATAATCATTGCCGGACGTCCCAGCATGGGCAAGACAGCGTTTGCCTTGAATATCGCATTATTCGCGGCTATGGAAGCGCAGACGCCCGCCGCTATTTTTTCGCTGGAAATGTCCAAGGAGCAGCTTGCTTTTCGTCTACTTGCGTCCGAGGGCAGAGTTGATTCACAGCGCCTGAGAAAAGGCATTCTGGGAGAAACCGATTGGCCGAAACTGACGACAGCCGCCGGCCGGCTTTCCGATGCGCCACTCTTCATTGATGATACCCCGGCCATTACCGTTTTGGAAATGAAGGCCAAATCACGCCGGCTCAAAGCCGATCAGGGGCTGGGATTGATCGTCGTAGACTACATCCAGCTGATGCGTTCCGGCAGTTACCGCGAATCCCGCGAGCAGGAAATATCGGAAATCAGCCGTTCTTTGAAGGCTCTGGCTAAAGAACTCAGAGTGCCCGTTGTCGCGCTCTCGCAGCTCAACCGCAAAGTGGAAGACCGCACTAACCGCCGTCCGCAAATGGCGGATTTAAGAGAATCCGGTGCTATCGAACAGGACGCCGACGTTATTGCTTTTATTTACCGTGATGAAGTTTATGACAAATCGGACGATAATATTAACAAAGGAATTGCGGAAATAATCATCGCCAAACAAAGAAACGGCCCCACCGGAACTGTTAAACTTGCTTTTGTGGACAAGTATACAAGTTTCCAAAACCTTGCCCATGTAGAAACGCCCGAAAATTAGAATTCCATGCCGAGAATTGCCGGATTAGGAATAGCAAGAATCAGCGCGCCTTTACTCTTGACAATTGCCACTAAAGAATCTCGCAAATTTTCACCAGTAATGGATTTTAGGCAACCAATAATTCCTAGATTCCCACCGGAGTAGAATCCCGCGCATGCGCGACGGGAATGACACTCAAATGTTCTCCGCCGGGGTAATTTGGCAAGAGGCCGTTATCCATTGATAGAACAAGAGTCATGAAATATTTTTTGTAATTCTCAAATCATTAGTCTCGATGGATAGACAACCCTTCAATTGTAAATAATCAAAAAAAGACTGAACTCAAAATTTACATATGATAAAAGAATATATAATACCATTTTTAAATCAAAGGTGATATTGCGGCGGCTAGGCGGAGGCGACGAGGCGTATTTTTTACATACGTTGAGGAAGCCGACAATCCCGATGAATCGGGACCAACAAAAATAGCGCTTTGATTTAGAATTGGTATAGCAGGTTATTCTATGGCAGATATTAAAAGGGCTTCAAAAAAAGAACTGTTTGGCTGGGCAATGTTTGATTTTGCCAACTCGTCCTATACGACTGTTATCATCACAGTAGTTTTTTGTATTATATTCCCCAAAATCATTGTCGGAGATGGGCCGGAATACAGGCTGGGTAATCTTCTGTGGAGTACTTCCCTGTCCATAAGCTATCTGATTGTGCTTCTTACGGCACCGCTCTTCGGCGCAATCATGGACTACACCGGATTAAAAAAGAAGTTTCTCTTTGGGAGCTACATCCTCACGGTAATTGCTACCGCGGCTCTTTATTTCGTTGGTCCTGGAGATATCATTTTGGGAATGCTGCTTATTATTCTATCCAATGTCGGTTTTTCCTACAGCGAATCTTTTGTCTCCAGTTTTCTTCCGGATCTTGGTCCGCCTGAAGATCTGGGTAAGATTTCTGGCTATGCCTGGGGACTGGGATATTTTGGCGGTCTCTTATCTGTAGCAGTAGTAATATTTGGTCTGAGTGCCGGTGTATATACAATGGAAAATTTCCAAAATCTGCGGCTGGTGGGACCGGTGACAGGTTTGTTTTTTTTGATAGCCGCCATTCCGACATTTTTGTGGGTCAAGGAACGGACGGCTCCCAGACCTCTCTCCCAGAATGACAATTATATTACTATCGGGTTGAAACGATTGAAAAAAACTTTTCTGGATATTCGGGATTACAAAGATTTGATAATCCTTTTAGCATCATTCTTTTTCGCTTATGCGGGGCTCTCCATAGTGATCGCCTTTGCCTTTATTTACGGAGACCAGATCATAAAATGGTCAAGCAGCATACAGATATTAATGTTCGTTATAACGCAGTTTACAGCAGCGGCAGGCGCATTTCTTTTTGGAGTCATTCAGGACAGATGGAAAGCTAAACCGGCATTTATTCTGACGCTTGTGCTCTGGCTGGTTTCCGTAAGCCTGATTTACGAGGTCATTGAAGTTACAGCTTTTGTAAACAGCGTGACGGGCCTTGCTCTGCAAGAGGCGCATGTTTTCCTTGTTGTCGGTTTCATAGCCGGATTAGGCCTGGGATCAACCCAATCCGCCTGCCGTGCCATGGTCGGTCTTTTCTCACCGGATACAAAGGCCGGAGAGTTTTTCGGCTTATGGAGTTTTACCGGTCGTCTTTCGGCTATTGTCGGACTGATGGGTTTGGGATTATTGCAAACGCTTTTTGGTCTGCAAAAGGCGATACTTGTTTGTCTGGTATTTTTTTTAATGTCATTAGTTATCGTTCTTTTCGTCAATGAAGAACGGGGCAAGATGATTGCGCGTGAACATGCCGGAGAATAGATAGGTGGTCAGTAGTCGAATAAATATTAATTCCGATAAATCGATGAATGTTTTGCTTCAGGCCATTAAAGAACTTGTTGTGGAGCTTCATCCATCCTGGCCGGAAACCAGGAAAATATTGCCGGACAGTTTACTGTCACAGGACCTGGGACTGGACAGCCTGGCGCGTGTGGAACTGCTTGCCCGCATCGAAAGAAATTTTGGTGTAACACTTGAAGAGAAAATATTTATCGATGCCGAAACACCACGCAATCTGTGGCAGGCAATCATCAATGCCGGTCCTTCCTTAACGCCTGTTGCCGCAATGGAAATCAGTAAGGTGGAAATAGGCGAAACACATGACTTGCCCTTCGATGCCCAAACACTAGTGGAAGTACTGAACTGGCATGTGGAGAATCATCCGGACAGACCCCACATTCGTTTATACAACGATGAAGACGATGGAGAAATCATTACATATGGAAAGTTGGGTGAAGGGGCGCGGGCGGTAGCCGCCGGTCTTCAGGAAAAAGGCCTGCTGCCGGGAGATTCCGTTTCCATCATGCTGCCCACGAGTAGGGAATACTTTTTTACTTTTATGGGAATTTTACTGGCGGGCGGTATACCCGTTCCCATCTATCCGCCATTTCGCATGAACCAGCTTGAAGATCATTTGCGACGGCACAGCGCCATTCTCAAAAACTGCGGCGCAAAGATGATGGTCATCATTCCGGAGGCCAAGCGCTTTGCCCAGGTTCTCAAGGCGCAGGTGGAAAGTATGCACACCCTGGCGACTATAGAAGAATTAACTTCCGGCACGGCCAAGTATAATAAATTCACTTCGGCGGCAAACGATACTGCCTTTCTTCAATATACGTCCGGCAGTACCGGTAATCCCAAGGGCGTGATGCTGACCCATGCCAATCTGCTGGCCAATGTCCACGCGCTGGGTGAAGTCGTGCAGGTGAAATCCACGGATGTTATCGTAAGTTGGCTGCCGCTCTATCATGACATGGGCTTGATCGGAACATGGCTTTCCAGTCTTTATTATGCCGCCATGCTTGTAGTCATGTCGCCGCTCAATTTTATTTCGCGGCCGCAGCGCTGGCTGTGGGCTATTCATCGCTATCGGGGTACCATTTCAGCTGCTCCTAATTTTGCCTATGAATTATGTCTGAAAAGATTAACGGATGATGATCTTCAAGGACTTGATCTGTCTTCCTGGAGAGTTGCCTGTAACGGTGCCGAACCGGTAAGTCCTGAAACAGTGGAAAATTTCTGCCGGCATTTTAGCAAGTATGGCTTTAAACGCGAGACATTAATGCCTGTATACGGTCTGGCGGAATGTTCGGTCGGACTTGCCCTGCCGCCCCTTGATCGCGGTCCGCTCATTGATAAAATTAATAGAGAAGTTTTTGTCAATACTGGCCATGCCATCCCGTCTACTGAAGTTGACGATCGGGTTTTGCGATTTGTTGCCTGCGGTCGTCCGTTGCCCGGCCATGAGGTACGTATTGTAGATAACGCCGGTCGGGAATTGCCTGAACGATACGAAGGGAAACTTCATTTTCGCGGACCTTCGGCAACAAGCGGATACTATCACAATATCGAAGATACCAGGAAGCTCTTTGACGGTGCTTGGTTGGATTCCGGCGATATGGCTTATATCGCAGGCGGTGACATATTTATTACAGGACGCAAAAAAGACATTATCATCCGCGCGGGACGAAACATCTATCCTCAGGAACTTGAAGAAGCAGTAGGAAAGGTTGCGGGTATCAGAAAAGGCAATGTGGTTGTTTTTGCCGCGAAGGATACCGTCAATCAAACGGAAAAACTGGTCGTCATGGCCGAGACGCGGGAAGAAAATCCGGAAAAATTAAATGCCTTGCGCGAAGAAATCAACGTTCTGGCAATGGATTTAGTGGGAACAGGCGCGGATGAAGTGGTACTGGCTCCGCCGGGCACTGTACTCAAGACATCCAGCGGAAAAATCCGTCGGGCCGGTAACCGCGCTCTTTATGAAAGCGGCCGGATAGGTAAAGGTTACAAAGCGACATGGTGGCAAATAGTGCGGATTGCCTTATCCGGAATCGAGCCAGAATTGAGGCGCATGTGGCACGGCGTGCTAAGCGGATTCTATGCCGCCTACTGCTTGTTGCTGTTCTTTATTCTCGCACCTGTAACATGGTTGGCCGTTGTCCTGCTGCCCAAAGAATCATGGCGCTGGGCCTTTATGAGAAAAGTGGCTCGCTTTCTGGCCAGAGCATCTTTCACATCGATCGATGTTCAGGGAACGGAAAATCTTCCTCTCGACTCTTCCTGTATCTTTGTGGCCAATCATGCCAGTTATCTGGATAATTTTTTGATGGTTGCCATGCTGCCGATGGAATTAAGTTTTGTTGCCAAGGCCGAACTGAGAGGAAGTTTTTTGGCACGAGTATTTCTGAAACGAATTAGTGCGGAATTTGCGGAACGATTCGATAAACAAAAAGGTGTTGAAGATGCCCGCCGTATTTCCTCTGTGGCACGCAAAGGCCGCAGCCTGCTCTTTTTTGCAGAAGGGGGCTTTACCCGTATTCCGGGACTTCGTCCTTTTCATATGGGCGCATTTGAAGCAGCGGTAGAGGCTTATGTTCCTGTCGTACCGATTGCCATTCGCGGCACACGTTCCATGCTGCGTGATGTCAGCCTGTTTCCAAGACGCGGCACAATAACCGTAACAATCGGGAAGCCCATTGAGCCCCATAGCGTGCAAGATCCCTCTGTGCCGGATTCATGGAAAACGGCAATAAAACTGCGCGATGCCGCTCGTGATCACATTCTGCGGCATTGCGGCGAACCAGATCTTTCCGGTTACTGAAAAATGCTCGGTTAAGAATTTTCTGCGTTGAATCTTTTTTCTGAGATGTCGTTGCTCGAATTCAGATAAAGCAACAATAATGTCATCCTTTTATAAATAGATTGTTTCATCTATTTGTAATATCAGATTGAACTACCCGTATGGAAAGACTTCTCGAAACAAGTATCGCCCGGAGTGCAATGACAGAGATTGGATATATTGCGACTCCATTTTCAGGGGAAGCACATCCTTGTAATTTAAAATAATACTGGTGTACTTTTCCGCCATCTATTCAGCAGTGATAAAAAAGTTGTGAAGTTTGGGATGCGTTGCT
It contains:
- a CDS encoding replicative DNA helicase, producing the protein MRDIDSSLYKLPPQNIEAEQSILGSILLENSAINSVLEIISSPGDFYNEAHRKIFGVIIEISERNEPVDIITLSNALKDKNLLDSVGGTTYLASLVDNVPSAANVANYSKIVKEKAILRGLIGSATEIINSCYETGSDVDQVLDKAEHSIFEISENKVRPAFFPIRDIVKDSFRSIEDLYSRKELITGVPTGFEKIDDLTSGLQKSELIIIAGRPSMGKTAFALNIALFAAMEAQTPAAIFSLEMSKEQLAFRLLASEGRVDSQRLRKGILGETDWPKLTTAAGRLSDAPLFIDDTPAITVLEMKAKSRRLKADQGLGLIVVDYIQLMRSGSYRESREQEISEISRSLKALAKELRVPVVALSQLNRKVEDRTNRRPQMADLRESGAIEQDADVIAFIYRDEVYDKSDDNINKGIAEIIIAKQRNGPTGTVKLAFVDKYTSFQNLAHVETPEN
- a CDS encoding acyl-phosphate glycerol 3-phosphate acyltransferase translates to MNVLLQAIKELVVELHPSWPETRKILPDSLLSQDLGLDSLARVELLARIERNFGVTLEEKIFIDAETPRNLWQAIINAGPSLTPVAAMEISKVEIGETHDLPFDAQTLVEVLNWHVENHPDRPHIRLYNDEDDGEIITYGKLGEGARAVAAGLQEKGLLPGDSVSIMLPTSREYFFTFMGILLAGGIPVPIYPPFRMNQLEDHLRRHSAILKNCGAKMMVIIPEAKRFAQVLKAQVESMHTLATIEELTSGTAKYNKFTSAANDTAFLQYTSGSTGNPKGVMLTHANLLANVHALGEVVQVKSTDVIVSWLPLYHDMGLIGTWLSSLYYAAMLVVMSPLNFISRPQRWLWAIHRYRGTISAAPNFAYELCLKRLTDDDLQGLDLSSWRVACNGAEPVSPETVENFCRHFSKYGFKRETLMPVYGLAECSVGLALPPLDRGPLIDKINREVFVNTGHAIPSTEVDDRVLRFVACGRPLPGHEVRIVDNAGRELPERYEGKLHFRGPSATSGYYHNIEDTRKLFDGAWLDSGDMAYIAGGDIFITGRKKDIIIRAGRNIYPQELEEAVGKVAGIRKGNVVVFAAKDTVNQTEKLVVMAETREENPEKLNALREEINVLAMDLVGTGADEVVLAPPGTVLKTSSGKIRRAGNRALYESGRIGKGYKATWWQIVRIALSGIEPELRRMWHGVLSGFYAAYCLLLFFILAPVTWLAVVLLPKESWRWAFMRKVARFLARASFTSIDVQGTENLPLDSSCIFVANHASYLDNFLMVAMLPMELSFVAKAELRGSFLARVFLKRISAEFAERFDKQKGVEDARRISSVARKGRSLLFFAEGGFTRIPGLRPFHMGAFEAAVEAYVPVVPIAIRGTRSMLRDVSLFPRRGTITVTIGKPIEPHSVQDPSVPDSWKTAIKLRDAARDHILRHCGEPDLSGY
- a CDS encoding MFS transporter → MKRASKKELFGWAMFDFANSSYTTVIITVVFCIIFPKIIVGDGPEYRLGNLLWSTSLSISYLIVLLTAPLFGAIMDYTGLKKKFLFGSYILTVIATAALYFVGPGDIILGMLLIILSNVGFSYSESFVSSFLPDLGPPEDLGKISGYAWGLGYFGGLLSVAVVIFGLSAGVYTMENFQNLRLVGPVTGLFFLIAAIPTFLWVKERTAPRPLSQNDNYITIGLKRLKKTFLDIRDYKDLIILLASFFFAYAGLSIVIAFAFIYGDQIIKWSSSIQILMFVITQFTAAAGAFLFGVIQDRWKAKPAFILTLVLWLVSVSLIYEVIEVTAFVNSVTGLALQEAHVFLVVGFIAGLGLGSTQSACRAMVGLFSPDTKAGEFFGLWSFTGRLSAIVGLMGLGLLQTLFGLQKAILVCLVFFLMSLVIVLFVNEERGKMIAREHAGE
- the rpsF gene encoding 30S ribosomal protein S6 is translated as MLQRYEVIAIVLANLSDEDITALIERSQKIITDRKGVVAKIDKWGKRHLAYEIKKQKDGYYFLIDFAGNGAIVAEIERNYKIDDRILKFMTVKKEGATTPEGIEQEIAAAEAKRTQAKAEGEAGAEGKIVHQIEKASGETKPLPKKLYNKEEISTRGE
- a CDS encoding 50S ribosomal protein L9; amino-acid sequence: MKVILKQSVPSLGKAGALIKVNDGYARNFLIPKGLATEANEKNIKLFEHDKTNILKKAAKEHKSAQDLADALSNVTITIARKLGDQDKIFGSVTTKDIESALKEKGYDINRKMIVHEHGEHIKSLGEFKVKIKLTADVETEIKLIVTGE
- the rpsR gene encoding 30S ribosomal protein S18 — translated: MAIPNGDKPNRYPQKKFFHKKKFCRFCTDSNVKIDYKNPMVLNNFITERGKIMPRRITGNCASHQRELALAIKRSRMIAIMPFVTGEGR